The following proteins come from a genomic window of Chanos chanos chromosome 15, fChaCha1.1, whole genome shotgun sequence:
- the timm22 gene encoding mitochondrial import inner membrane translocase subunit Tim22: MAASVGGSDASSSGSTSPASVGSGSENTTLQYSLILDHLIGDKRQIKDLNPSIMGGLPTPQKSDEQKMIERGMESCAFKAVLACVGGFVLGGAFGVFTAGIDTNVGFDPKDPLRTPTAREVLKDMGQRGMSYAKNFAIVGAMFSCTECIIESHRGKSDWKNAVYSGCVTGGAIGFRAGLKAGVLGCGGFAAFSAAIEYYLR; this comes from the exons ATGGCTGCGTCCGTTGGAGGGAGCGATGCCTCGAGTTCGGGAAGCACGAGCCCTGCTTCGGTGGGTTCAGGGAGCGAAAATAcaacattacagtacagtctcATCCTGGATCACCTGATTGGCGACAAGAGACAAATTAAAGACCTAAATCCAAGCATAATGGGTGGTTTGCCAACCCCACAAAAATCGGACGAGCAGAAGATGATAGAGCGAGGAATGGAAAGCTGCGCGTTTAAAGCAGTTCTGGCTTGTGTAGGAG GGTTTGTGCTGGGAGGAGCATTTGGTGTGTTTACAGCAGGCATTGACACCAATGTGGGCTTTGACCCTAAAGATCCACTGAGAACGCCTACAGCAAGAGAAGTCCTGAAAGACATGGGCCAGAGGGGAATGTCTTATGCCAAAAACTTTGCCATAGTGGGCGCTATGTTTTCCTGTACCGAGTGCATCATTGAGTCG CACCGTGGTAAATCAGATTGGAAAAACGCTGTCTACAGTGGCTGTGTTACTGGGGGAGCAATCGGATTCAGAG cTGGACTAAAGGCAGGAGTCCTGGGCTGTGGAGGGTTCGCCGCTTTCTCGGCTGCCATAGAGTACTACTTACGATGA